In the Melanotaenia boesemani isolate fMelBoe1 chromosome 14, fMelBoe1.pri, whole genome shotgun sequence genome, gaatttaaaggaaaaatccaCTCTTAAATtctgaaagtaaaagaaaagtattCAAATCTGTGTTACATagtttaaataatgttaataatgttctttttaacaATGGAACAGAGGTATATATCAATGGTTATGTTACATTGTATATTTCCACTAATCACTGTACAGTTAATTCtataaaaacacaggaaacctCACTACCAGTATGTTAAGTGCTGCTGACTGAGTAAAAAccaagacagagaaaaagaataTTCCCTGGCCTTGTCACCAGTatcattttttaacaaagaaatgtttcagtttaattttagggtggattttcctttaaattagTGAAATGCAATGTCTTCATTGCCAAAAGGAAGGATCTAAAACATTAGATTCTCGTGTTTTGAAATAGTGTTAGGAATCGTTCTGTGCTTAGATGAAAACTTGCCCTACTAATATTGTGATTCTACAGTGACTGTGTCAGTAGCGCAGAAAAGCCTAATTTTACGTCTTAAATCACTACACCGGAACAAGCTTTggcctttttgtgtttgttttgattgtGGTTTTTGTTGTGCGTCTGCTGTTTCAGACTGAAGACAGTGAGATTGATgtggatgaggatgatgaggaagatgaggagggtGTGGAGGAAGAAGGCAAGGATTTGGATGATGATAGTTTGGATGGCCCATTGTCAAGGAGTAATCGTCCTTCTAGAGGTGGTATGAGACCCCCTCTGCTGGAGGAGAGTGATAATGACTTCTGAATGAAGCACACACATGCTCATGAGCTCCATCTGATTCTATATTCCAGCTGACAATATATAACCTTGTTTCTTCTCAAACATGTACATTATTTTTTCAATTCCCAATGTAGCTCCTGTTTTTGAGTATGTATATAAAGTACTACaattacttaaataaataaaacatttgtatatttgaatatgttgtgtgtattttcttttccaattaagagaaacatgtttttttgttttgttttgtttttaaatcattttcagtttaaatcaTGATTAAGTCATTGGGAAAAGACTGTGGTACTTTTAACTTTGCTGTggcatgtaaataaaatatttttgcagttttttttttttttttgtcaatatttgttttttatgtatatgcTCAATATATGaccaaaaatctaaaaagaaatatCTATCAAAACAGACTAGCAATGATAGatattaatttatataacaaaaataaacttgaatAAAAGACTTCTTGATCAGCCTACAATAACACAAGATGTTAATTTTTTAGATGTATAACACGCCAACTAAATAGTAAACACCTTAACTCACATCTAGAGGTTCAGGAGTGATTTACTCAAGCATATGTAATTTTCATGATCTACATACAGAACTTTGTAGTAGATGGTAAGCATCACTTTAAGATATACTATTTGTGTGGTTATGTTTTCCGTATgatcatattatatatatatatatatatatatatatatatatatatatatatgcatgtatacatatatatatatatatgcatatatatatatatgtatacatatatatatatatatatgtatacatatatatatatatatatacatgatcGATGGAACCGTTAGTACCGGGTTGGTTATAACAAAGGAAGCATGATGTCATCATTGTGCGCGCTAGTTTCGGAGGAGGTGGCGGATGCCTCTTCGAAACAACCCTGTTGTTTGCCTAGGATTTGGTTTTCCTCTCATACTGGTATGAAACAATATTTATAGTTGACTAATTATGTGTTACCGTGTTTATCATTTTAGCTAAATGAGTAGTATGTGGGTAAGGCAACTCGTTGATAAGTAGACCAGTCTGGTTTATCGGGCTAAAAGGAGCTAGCTAATGCTAGCTACATGGCAATTTTTcctcaattcttttttttttttaataacagagACTTAATTTGTAACTTTAATAACGTTTTTTATTTACGTTATTGTTTAACTTCTTTGCAGACTTGCTTGTAGGTAAGCAATGAGTTGAAGTgagaattttaaatgttaatggaTTACCTAATTGGCTCGCGCTaccttatttacatattttatggcATTATTTTTGGTAGTTTACCGTGTAGCTACATCATTTGATTTTGTCCTATAGAATATACCACATACCTTCATTTTAACAGTGTGGATTTTGGTAAGCATCCTAAGGAGAGGTCATTAGCACGATAACTAAATAATACgaaacaatacaaaataaataatttataataaatgatataaaacaatatgtgtcattaaataaacattcactgacaattttatattttattaaattctttGCTCTTTATAATATGGgctatttattaatttaagtatttatttattaaattctgAATAAAAAGGCTCTCCATACTATACACCTGCCGTGGAAGATACTTATTATTATATCTCTTctgatttttcttatttatttccttGTCTTCCTCAGCTAAAAAGCAGCTGTTAGGATGCCAAAGAAGTTCCAGGGTGAGAACTCCAAGTCAGCCGCCGCCAGAGCTCGCAAGGCTGAGGCGAAGGCTGAGGCGGACGCCCGCAAGAagcaagaagaagaggatgCTCTCTGGCAGGAAACTGACAAACATGTACTTAAAAAAGAGTTCAGAAAGGTGAGTTGTCTCTTCATGCAGTGGTGATGTTCAAATTTACGAGGTGATCAATCCTAACTCATGTTTGCACTGATATGACATGTTAAATGTTTAGTGTTGACAATCACTACAGAAATGTATCATattcaaaagagaaaacaaagccaCTACAGAAACCCAAATTTTATATCATTCAGTCTCGTCCATTTAAACATGACCTGTGAAATAATGGCTGCAAAGTAAAGCTAGGTGCCTTTATGTTTTGTTGAGAGAAATAAATCCCAGACATCATTTTTTGTTCTGTCTTGTATGTTATCAACATATTTTAGCATTTCTTTTATAATGTCAACATGTCTGATACAAATATCTGGAAGTAAGACTCTTTATCTTCAGATATGTTGGATGACCATCAGTGAATAGCAAAGCCATAACTAGTGCTGTGTGAACACTAAAACTGTTATGTTGCTGCAggatgaaaaagagaaaaagaggttGGAACTCCTtgagaggaaaaaggaaaaccagCGCCTGCTAGATGAGGAGAATGCCAGATTGAAAGGCAGAGCTCAGAAGGAGGCTGTAGCTGGTGGAAAAGTGACTCGTGCCCAGATTGAAGAGACTCTTAAGAATGAGCAGGAGCAACAGGAGCAGATTAAGCCAAAAGGTAAAGTTCATGTTTGCGAAGATGACaggtgtatatttaaaaaaagatgaaattcCCTCATAAAAATCAACAATatcttaaaacaaataaattatcttTGATTGTGACTCTAACTGTCCTGTGTACCATGCAGAAAAGAGTCACTTGGAGACTCCGCTGGAAGAGAACATTAACCGAATTATTCCTGAAGAAGGAACTGTGGAAGCCAGAACAATAGAGGATGCCATTGCTGTGCTCAGGTACTCGGCGTGTGTGGCACTCTTGTCACTTTGTTCATATAGGGATGTTAGCAATTTGCTGTAGCTGACCTGTCCTgacctctttctgtctctcagcACTGGCCCTGAGGACCTGGACCGTCACCCAGAGCGACGAATGAAAGCCGCCTTTGCAGCATATGAGGAAGCAAACATGCCCCGTCTAAAAAAAGAGAACCCCAACATGAGGTTGTCGCAGCTGAAGCAACAGTTGAAGAAGGAGTGGGGTAAAGCACCAGAGAACCCCCTGAACCAGCGCTTTGTCAACTATAACTCAAAGTGAATTCACTTTTTCTCTGATAACGCCGCTTGAAAACTCTGCCTATGCACATTGGAGACTTCCATtggaaaatgtaataatttcatTGAAGAACGAGTGTTGCAGACAAAAACTTTACAATTAAGCACCCATAAACACTCTTGTGCCAGATGACTCAACTCTGTTGTTCTATTCACTAACAAGGAGAATccaatttttttctgattaaattAACAGCTGATAACTATGATTTGTGCATGAGGCTTCAAATGAGAGATCTCAGCATCtaatacatgtttttttgtttgtttgttttttttattcctacCCTTTCTGGAACAATGAGAACCCAGATGTTTTGAGAGTAAATTATTAAAGATCGCTGCTCAATCTTCAATAGCTTGTGTCGCTTTTAACTGTGCAGCCCATGCTGTGAGGACATAGcagcaaaaactaaaatgagatTTGGTAGGTGTACAAAATGAATTACCTTCCTATATACAAGATCAAAGTCAAATGTAGAGTCCAGTGTTTACAGTATATGCCAACCACAGAATTTTGAACGTTTTCAAAGGGTGTTTTAGGTCGTTGTAGATATTTTGGCTTGCTATTTCCTTCAGAGGTGCTGCTACCTTGCCTAAACATCTAAACAGATTGCCTTAATCTTAAAGCTGCATATGGATTAAGATTATATCTTCATTGTGTGTTTCAAATGCACAATAATtcttaacctttttttctttaacaaacatGCATTAATTAGAAATAAAGCTAGAATTGGTGCTCTCTATTGCTGTCCATAGTATCTGGTTTAGGATTGCTAAGAGCaggatattttgtttttctttccaggaAAACCAAATGTCAGATATGTTGCCTGATAACATACCAAATTAagaaattaacataaaattttGTCTGATTCCCGATGTAGTTGTTTTCAGCAACAATAGACAtggtttcctgtttgtttagaaaacattttgaacTGTGATCAAGACTATAATTTTATCCCACAAGCataaagtttgtttaaaattttttttatgccaGATCCTTTGGCTTTTACTCAGTTGTAACTTTGAAGTCTCTTTCTCTCTAACAGAATAGAGATGATGACTTTCTAAAAGTAAAGACTTGGGGCATGACCCAAAACATTGTTGCCTTGCTTACTTTGTCCTCTCAGCTCTTGGTGTCTAAACTAAAACCTTCTTTCAGAATATAAAGTAATGCCATGTGTAGCAATGTCTTTTACaggcagagaaaaaaatctcataGTTGTTGaagtattttcttatttctgaaTACtgtcaagatttttttaaatatatttggaGATAATTTATTTAACCAGTGAAGAGATGCAGTGAGGCTGCTGCTGGAGACAAAGGTTTTTTCCAGCACAGCAACATTCAAATACTGAGCTGCTGAGACAGCAAGCTGCATACTTTCCAGGTTTGTCTGATACAACCACGAGGACAGATGAAATAAGGCTGAGGCTGCCTAAAGGCAACTATGGTACAGGTATCAGTGTCAACTGTTTTATATGGGAAAAGGATTTAACTTCACAGATATGAAAGTATGGTTAGAGTAACCCTTAACTAAATtcaaacaaagtgaaaaaaagaaatagtgaATGTACACTGTATATGCTAAGTTGACTATATAGTTTTTGaattaagctttttttaaaagcaaattaaatacaTATAGTTTAGTGTAAAATGGCTGAGAAAACGACACCATTCTCACCGAGTCTGGATGTTGAAACATGATCTGAGTTAAGGTGCTCTTGAAAcctttatgttttctttaaagggCAGTGGTGTTTTTGAATTTGTCTTTTTGCACAATGATTACTAAATAGCTCCTGTTGCATTTGTTAGATCTTCCGGACACATCTGATGAGGCCCTCCGCTCACTCGCTTGATTCATTCAGAGCTGGGTTTAAAAATGGACACTTTTGTCCTCCAGGCTCTTGAGGCGGAAGAGATAAGAGACTGTGCGAAGGCCTTTGAACCACAAAGCTTCTGTGACAAGTTCAACTGgccttttattttctgctttgcaTTGAAAGCTATCAATTCCTTTTCTCTTCCAGCTTACCTGTCCATTCCCAATTTATAGCAGCCTCTTTGAGCTTACATGTGATGTTCCGCCGTAACACCGTGGATgatactttttttctctctgtatcACAGCCTGCACCCTCCCGCTCCCTTCCATTTGCATGGCAACCCTTCACCAAGCAGCTGCccatttctttcttcatgttgaATTCTAATCATTACTTTCAAAGGAGAAGGTCTCTGAAGCTCCTTTATCAAGTGCTTGCACTGGGAGGAGACAAGCTGCTGTCCAAcacccactcagacttctcttCTTAAGATTTCTGCATATGGGGTGCACTACTTGTTTGCAGCCTGCTTCTTCATGTTTGGATAAACtagcagatggaggaggaaggtaAGAATGACCTGTGGTGGTGGGGATTGGGTCACATATCTCcatgtaaaaattatttacatataaatagAGAAATTGCAGCTAAAGGgctattttatgaaaaatacataattgtttcatttgaaattacttaaaaaaataccaAATTTAAAAATCATATAATTGTTATATTGATGTATTCATACATTACATTTATGCATCgagtatttatatttaattgagGGGTTTATTGATGGTTGTTGGTTGACCTTTTGGCTGTATCTGAGTATATGTACTAGTTTCTTCTACTTAAGTTATATACTGCATGAAACTGCTCAGACTTATACTCTCAGCCTTTCTGATTACCAGgctcagtaaaaaaaacataagaagtGGGGGGGCACATCTGCTCCTGACAGAGTGTTTCTTATTGAAAAGCTTCTGAAAACACAGTCTGATATTATACAAATGATTCCTTTTACAACAGTGACTACTGACCCTGAATAATAAGTTCGGCTCTTTATCAAGCCTACATTACCAGGTAAGGCAACAGGAGTTATATTATGTGTTTCTTTagcaaaatctttttttttttaagtctttatctGTTATGTGTTATGacttatattaatattattaattataattaataatgGTGAAACGCTCATATGTTTATGTACTGTGCCACAAACTCAAAGTAGACTTAATTGAGACTGCAGCTCAAAAGAAAAGATTACATTTTATTCTCACTGTGTTTACTTTATAGCTTTACTTGGTTTCTTTGCTGCTTCATGTTTataagaggaaaacaaaattagttataatgataaaacattattttaaaacactgtGAAATCCACAAGTTTTCTATTTGTACATAAACTATCTGCAACATAAATATTCTACATGAATATGTGTTATGATCATTTCCAAGTAGGTACTGATGATTTTTTAAAAGACGTTTAAATTTGTCTTGTTGcacatataaaatattaaatgcacTTGGAGCACAGCATTTCTGATGTGCAGAGTTATTATCTTAGagatttgtattattttcttgGATCATTCTGGAATGATTCTGCACCcctacttttttttacatttatttttgtgttaaatttgtGAGAAACAGAGACGCTTACAGCTGCACTGTGTACATCTACATGATATCTTCTAAGCTTTACAGTGACACCATGAGGTTGATTCTGGTTAAACCCACCAATGCAACGCGGCGTCTTGACTCAACAGGCGAAGTCCTCCGTGATGGGGACCGTGAACATTGTGCCTCGGGAGGTCCTGAGGAGAAGTATGACTTATACTCTGGAACCTCAGGTGAAACATCTTCACCCTCACAGGAAAAGAATCAGTGCTTTACTTTGCCTTCACTCCATGAAAGATCTAATGGGGTTAGTCCACCAAGAGGTTCAGCCAAAATGTCACCACTGAAAAACCAAAACCTCACCTTATCACAGCTGAGTGACCAGGACTGGCTGCTGCTTTGTGGCCAGGTAAGTAGCGAAGGAGACGATCCACCCCCATCACGAAAAACAGGGACCACTGTTGGACATCTAAACCACAATGAAAGATGTGGATGCTCCTGTCCTGATGCTCCCCCACATTCGGAGGCTTCTAGTTTTCACTCACAACCAAGGCAGGGCACAGTTCAGGATGGCCTCTCAAGAGTAACAAATAAGAAAACCCTTTCATCATCTCACGCACAGCCTCTCGGTCAAAACACCCACATTTCTACCACCTGCCAGGTTTTTGAACgacaaacaaagaaagaagatCTTCAGAAACACACAACACGCTATCAAAAGGACATGCCTTACGGCGCTGATCAAGAAGTTAGAAAAGAACAGCGTAGCAATCATTTGAAACTCAAAGACAGCAGCCGACTAACTCGTACAAATTTGTTTAACATTCCTCCAAACTCCATTGACTGTGCCACAACAAATATGAAACTTCAACAACAGCCTCATGCTGCAGTTAGTGCAGACATCAGCTGGAGAGAGCTTTTTGGTAAAGAGCCCCTGTTGATTCAGCAACGTCAAAAGAAAGACTCCAAGTGCTCTACAGCTGGTGATCAAACCTTCATGTCATCTGGATATCCATCCTTCATGCTCAAGTGCCGTCCTCTCCCTTATAGTCGTCCCACCAGCACACAGTGGGTGAACAGGTCATCTACACCTTTCAGTCAGAAAAGTGTCAAGTCTATATCCACCAGTCAGTGTAGCTCACTGGAGAACCAGGAGGTAGTGGAGGGGAGAACAAGGCAGCAACAAAATCAGGTACGTCATTTTTTA is a window encoding:
- the ccdc124 gene encoding coiled-coil domain-containing protein 124, with the translated sequence MPKKFQGENSKSAAARARKAEAKAEADARKKQEEEDALWQETDKHVLKKEFRKDEKEKKRLELLERKKENQRLLDEENARLKGRAQKEAVAGGKVTRAQIEETLKNEQEQQEQIKPKEKSHLETPLEENINRIIPEEGTVEARTIEDAIAVLSTGPEDLDRHPERRMKAAFAAYEEANMPRLKKENPNMRLSQLKQQLKKEWGKAPENPLNQRFVNYNSK